One Streptomyces formicae genomic window, CGCTTCCCGCTGAAGGAGGAGGGGTCGAGCCTGCCGCAGACCCGGCGGCTTCCCGAGGGCGTCGAGCTGCCCGCCTTCGGGTCGTCGACGGTCACGGTGGGCCTGGTGCTCGTCGTGCTCGCCGCGGCCGCCTTCCTGTTCGCCGACGCCCGCACCGCCACCGGCTACGAGATCCGCATGACGGGGCTCAACCCGCGCTTCGCGGCGTACGCGGGCATCGAGGGGCCCCGGCTCACGCTGCGCCTGATGGGCCTGTCCGGGGCCGTCGCCGGGCTGGTCGGCGCGATCGGCGTGCTCAGCTTCCCGTACCGCTTCATCGACGGTTCGCTGACCGCGGCCGGGCACACCTGGACGGGCCTGACCGCCGCGCTCCTCGCCTCCGCCGCGCCGCTCGGCACGGCGCTCGCCGCGCTGTTCTTCGCCGCGCTGGACGTCGGCGGGCTCGCCATGGAGCGGGCCACCGCCGTGCCGCGCGAGCTGACGCAGGTGCTCCAGGCCGTCGTCATCGTCTTCCTCGCCGCGCGGCTCCAGCTGACCTGGCGGCGCGCCAGGAAGCCGGGACCCGCCGCCGACGAGCCCGTCCGCACCGAGGGGGACCTCTGATGTCCGTCGACTCCGCGCTCTTCCACTCGGCGCTCCTCGCCCTCACCCCGATCCTGCTCGCCGCGCTCGGCGGCGCGATCTGCGAGCGCGCGGGCGTGTTCAACATCGGGCTCGAAGGCATGATGCTGATCGGCTGCTTCAGCGCGGTCGCGGGCAGCTGGTTCACCGGCAGCGCCTGGCTCGGTGTCCTGTTCGGTGCCCTCGCCTCGGCGGCGTACGCGATGATCCTCGCCGTGGGCACCATCACCCTGCGCGGGGACGCCGTCGTGCTCGGCGTCGCGCTCAATCTGCTCGCGGTCGGCCTGACCGGGTTCCTGCTGCGTACGGTCTTCGGCGTGCAGGGCACCTTCTCCGATCCCGGGCTCGCGGGCCTCGGCGGCATCGACCTGGGCTTCCTCGGCCCCGTCCTGTCCGGCCACTCCGCCCTCGTGTACCTCTCGTGGGCGGCCGTCGCCGTCGCCGCCGTGTTCCTCGCGCGCCATCCCTGGGGGCTGCGGCTCCGCGGGGTCGGCGAGGCGCCCGACGCGGCCGCGACGCTGGGGGTGAGCCCGGCGAAGTACCAGTACGCCGCCGTGCTCACCAGCGGGCTGCTGTGCGGGCTCGCGGGCGCCCAACTAGCCCTCGGCAACGTCACGTTGTTCTCGGAGAACATGACGGCGGGCCGCGGCTGGATCGCCGTGGTCGCGGTCATGCTGGGCCGGGCCCTGCCGGTCGGGGTGCTGCTCGCCGCGCTGCTCTTCGGCGTCGCGGAGGCGGTCGGCTTCCGGCTCCAGGGCAACGGTCTGCCACAGCAGGCCACCGACGCCGCCCCCTATGTGGTGACCCTGGTCGCCCTCTTCCTGTCCACGGCGCGCCGCAAGCGCCGCAAGCGTCCCGAGCCCCTGGTAGGAGCCTCCTCATGACGACGTCCACCGACACCCTGCCCATCACCCGCGTGCCCCGGGCCGGGCTGCCCGCGCGGGCGGTCGTGGTCGGTGACCCGGGCCGCGCGGCCGCCGTCGCCGATCTCCTCTTTGACGCCAAGGAGGTGTCCTACCACCGCGAGTACCGCGTCTTCACCGGCAGCTGGCAGGGCACCGACGTGGTCGTCGCCTCGCACGGCGTCGGCGCGCCCGGCGCGATCCTGCTCTTCCAGGAGCTCGCGGAGGCGGGTGTCAGCACGCTGATCCGGCTCGGCACCGCGGGCGCGATCCGCCCCGGCATCCGCGACGGCGACCTGGTCATCGCGGACGCGGCGGTGCGCGACGACGGGGTCACGCAGCAGCTGATCCCCGCCGAGTACCCGGCGTTCTCGGCCCCCGAGGCGGTCCTCGCGCTCCAGCGCGCGGCGCGGGCGGCCGAGGCGCCGTACCACCGCGGGGTGGTCTGGACGCGGGCCGCCTTCCAGCCGGGCTTCCTGCCGCTGCCCGGCGAGGCGTACGCGGCGGCGGGCATCGCCGCCATCGAGATGGAGCTCTCCGCCCTTTACGTCTTCGCCTCCACGCACGGCCTGACCGCGGGCGGCGCCCTGGTCGTGGACGGCGCCAACGCCGACGAGCTCGTCGACACCGAGGCGACCGGCGGGTACGACCCGCACCGCAACGTGGTCGCCGAAGGGGTCGAGCGGGGCGCCCGGATAACCTTGGACGCGCTGCGCCTGCTGGCCTCGGCCGAGCGCTGACCGCCACCCCCGACCCCGAGAACGGATCCGATGTACGCCACTGACCTGCCCGCCCAGGACCGGGGCGGCGCCATGGACCTGCTCGTGCACGGCGGCGACGTCCTGACCGTCGACGACGCGGGCACCCTCGTGCCGGACGGCGCCGTCGCCGTCCGCGCGGGCCGGATCGTCGAGGTGGGACCCGCCGACCGGCTCCGCGCGACGTACGAGGCCGCCGAGGAGATCGACGCGCGCGGCTGCCTCGTCCTGCCGGGCCTGATCAACACGCACACGCACCTCGCGATGAACCTGATGCGGGGCATCGCCGACGACGTCACCCTCCAGGGCTTCCTGGAGCGGGTCGTGCCGCGCGAGGCCGCGATCCTGTCGCCCGGGACGGTGGCGACCGCGATGCGGGCCGCGATCGCCGAGTCCGTGCGCGGCGGTGTCACCACCGCGCTCGACATGTTCTGGTTCCACGAGTCCGCCGAGGCCGCCGCCCGCGAGGCCGGGTGGCGCCTCCTGACCGGCCCCACCTTCATGGACGTGCCGGGCCCGCCGGACGGCAAGCCCTACGCCGAGCGCCTGGAGTGGGCGACCGCGCACCTCAAGGCGTACGTCCCCGCGCCCGGCACCCGCCCGGTGGTCTGCGCGCACTCCGCGTACACCCTGAATCCCGCGCAGCTCACCGAGATCGCCGCGCTCGCCAGGGAGCACGGCGCGCTCCTCCACATCCACGCGTCCGAGAACGCGGCCGAGGTCGAGAACGTCGTGGCGCAGCACGGCATGCGCCCCGTGGAGCTGCTCGACTCGCTGGGCGTGCTCGGCCCCGACACCCTGCTCGCGCACGCCGTCGACCTCACGGACGCCGAGATCGCGACCCTGGCCCGCACCGGCACGCCCGTCGCGCACTGCCCGGTCTCCAACCTCAAGCTGGGCTGCGGCATCGCCCGCGTGCCCGAGCTCCTGGACGCGGGCGTCACGGTCGGCCTCGGCACGGACGGCGCGGTGTCCTCCAACACCCTCGACCTGCTCGGCGCGGTGAAGATCGCCGCGCTGGTGCACAAGGCGGGCGGCGACCCGACGGCGGTCGGTGCCGAGCAGGCCGTGCGGATGGCGACCATCGAGTCGGCGCGCGCCCTCGGCCTCGGCGACCGGCTCGGCTCCCTCGAGGCGGGCAAGCGCGCCGACCTGATCGTCCTCGACTTGGACCGGCCGCATCTGCTGCCCCGGCACGACCCGTGGTCGACGCTCGCGTACGCGGCGGCGGCCTCCGACGTCCGGGACACGGTCGTCGAGGGGCGCGTCCTGATGCGCGACCGCGCCCTGCGCACGCTGGACGAGGCCGCGGTGCTGCGGGACCTGGCCGAGGCGGCGGCCGCCGAACCGGAGACGAGCACGGCATGAGCCGCTACACCGACTTCGCGCCGACCCGCGGCTTCACGGGCCGCGCCCGCGCCGCGGACCGCGACCCGAGGCTGCCTCCCGGGCAGTACGACGCGCGCGACGGCTGGCCCGTGCTGTCCGCCGAGGTGACGCCCCAACTGACCGCCGCGGACTGGACGTTCCGCGTCGACGGGCTCGTCACGACGCCGCACACCTGGACCTGGGACGAGGCGCACGCGCTGCCCGCGTCCGAGTACCGGGGCGACATCCACTGCGTGACCAGCTGGTCCAAGTTCGGGGTGCGCTTCGGCGGGGTGAGCCTGGACGCGTTCCTGGCGGCAGCGGGCCCGCTGCCCGGCGCCACACACGTCGTCGCGTACTCCCACACCGGCTACACCACGAACCTGCCGCTCGCCGACGTGACGGGCGGCAAGGCGTGGATCGTCTGGGAGTACGAGGAGGGGCCGCTGCCCGCCGAGCACGGCGGGCCCGCCCGGCTCATCGTCCCGCACCTCTACTTCTGGAAGAGCGCCAAGTGGGTCGCCGGGCTGCGCCTGTTGGACCACGACGAGCCCGGCTTCTGGGAACAGAACGGCTATCACCACCGGGGCGACCCGTGGGCGGAGGAGCGCTACTCCGGTGACTGACGCACTCCCCACCTCCGAGGGCTTCGTGCCGCCGAGCCGGTTCGCCGTGCCGGGGCGCATCGCGGTCAGCAACCGCGCCGCGGCCACCTGGCAGCGCGCGACCGTCCTGGAGATCCGCGCGGAGACCCCTGCCGTCTCCACGTTCCGCCTCAAGGTGCCCGAGTGGCAGGGCCACCTGCCGGGCCAGCACCTCATGCTGCGGCTCACCGCCGAGGACGGCTACGTCGCCCAGCGGCACTACTCGATCGCGTCGGCGCCCGACGGCAGCGGCGAGATCGAGCTGACCCTGGACCACGTGCCGGGCGGTGAGGTCTCCGGACACCTGCACACCGTCGCCCGCGTCGGCGACACGGTCGAGGTGCGCGGGCCGCTGTCCGGGTTCTTCGCCTGGCCCGGCGACCGGCCCGCGCTGCTGCTCGGCGCGGGTTCCGGCGTGGTGCCGCTGATGTCGATGGTCCGCCACCACCGGGCCGCCGGGCTCGACCTGCCGCTGCGCCTGGTCGTCTCGGCGCGCACCCGACAGGACCTGATCTACGCGGCCGAGTACGCCGAGGAGACCACGGCCGTCCTGACCCGCACCGAGGGACGCCTGAACGCCGCCCATCTGGCGCCCTTCCTGGGTGCGGACGGGCAGCCCGAGGGCGGCTGGGAGGCGTACGTCTGCGGCTCCAACGGTTTCGCGGAGCACGCGTCGCGGCTGCTCGTGGCGGGCGGCCAGCCGGTCGACCGGATCAGGATCGAACGCTTCGGCTGACCGCCGCCGCAGACGGTGGGGCCGGCGTCAGGGGGACACCTCCTCCAGGCGCCGCCCCGCCGTCTCCTCCGCGCCGAGCGCCGCGACGACGGCGCCCACCACGGCCACCGCGCCCAGCATCACGAACACGGTCGAGACGCTGCCGTCCGCGTAGACCGCGCCCACCACGATCGGGCCCAGGATCACGCCGAGCCGGTTCATCGCACCGCCCACGCTGCTGCCGAGCGCCCGCATGCGGGTGGGGAACAGCTCGGGCGTGTACAGGTACAGACAGATGTTGGAGCCGAAGAAGAAGACCGCCGCGAGCGAGGTCCAGATCAGCACCTCGACCGGGGTGTCGGCACCGAGGAACGCGAGGACGAGCAGCATCGCGGCGGCCCCGCCGAGACAGCCGGTGATCACGCGCCTGCGTCCCGCCGTGTCGACGGTGAGCGCGGCGACGAGACAGCCGAGCAGGCCCGCGCAGGACGTGACGGTGGAGTAGAGGAGCGCGTCCGAGAGGGACAGGTCGTAGCGGTTCTGGTAGATCGTCGGCAGCCAGGACGTGATGCCGTAGTTGACGAAGTAGCCGGTGAACCAGAGGACGCCGATGACCAGGGTGCGGCGGCGGTAGCGGCCGGTGAACAGGCCGCGCAGGCCGCTGGTGGCGGTCTCCGGGGCGGTGGCGGTCTCCGTGGCGGTGGCGGTCGGCACCGGCTCGGGCGCCGCGTCGGGCCCCGGCGGCAGCGGCTTCCCCGTGACGCGTTCGACCTCCCTCTCGATGCCGGTCATCACCTCGGCGGCCTCGTCCGTCCTGCCGTGGTCGGCGAGCCAGCGAGGCGACTCGGGCACCTTGCGCTGGACGAGGATGCAGAGCAGCCCGGGCAGTGCGGCGATGGCGTACATCCAGCGCCAGCCGAGCATCGGCACCACCCAGGCGGCGACGAGGGCGCCGACGGTGAGTCCCGCGGGGAAGACCAGTTCGTACAGGAGCACGAAGCGGCCGCGCCGGTGGCTGCGGGTGATCTCGGCGATGAAGGTGGCGGCCACCGGGACCTCGCCGCCGATGGCCAGGCCCTGGACGAAACGCAGGCCCGTGAAGAGCTCCAGGGAGGGCGCCGCGGCCAGGGCGAGGTTCGCGGCGCTGGAGACCGCGACGCAGATCGCGATCACCTTGACCCGGCCGACGCGGTCGGCGAGCCGCCCGGAGAGCAGGGCGCCGATCAGCATGCCGATCGAGCCCACGGTGAGCAGCAGGGTGGCCCCCGAGGTGCCGAGGTGGAACTCGTGGCGCAGCTCGGGCAGGGCGTAGGCGATCAGGAGCTGGTCGAAGGCCTCGAAGAAGGTGACGGCGCCGACGATGAGGCGGACGGTGACGTGCCAGCGGCACAGGGGCAGTCGTTCGAAACGGGCGGCGATCGCGGCGCGCGCGGTCAGGACGGCGTGGTCCTGTGCGGCGTCCGAAGCGTTGAGCGTCATGCAGGTACTCCGCGGCGATGAGGGGACGGGAGCGGGGTCTCGACGTCCCGAGACCGGGGGCGAGTTAGCGCAAAGTTTCTAAGCGCTTAAGTTGTACCGCCCCTCTCCCTGACTGCGTCAAGGGTCTGAGCGTGGAAAGAACCGGCGGCCGGGTCTTGCGTCGAAGATATTTAAGCCCTTAGATTTCCAGCACTTACTCAAGTGCCTAGAGGGAGGCTCCTCATGCTTCGCATCCCGGCCGACGAGGCACGCATCGGGGGCCGGTGGCGACGCGGCGCGGGCGCCCCCGCCCCGACCGTCGACCCGGCCACCGGGCGCGTGCTCACCACCGTGCACGCGGTCACCGCCGAGGAGGTCGCCGAGGCGGCCGACGCCGCGGCCCGCGCCGCGGCCGACCCGCGCTGGCGGGAGCTGCCGCCGCACCGGCGCGCCGAACTCCTGCACCGCGTCGCCCGGTTGATCGACGAAGCGGCCGACGAGCTCGCCGCGCTCCAGACCGCCGACACCGGAAAGACGCTCGCCGAGACCCGCGCCCTGGTGGCCAGCGCCGCCGGCACGTTCCGCTACACCGCGGCCGCGGTGGAGACCGCCGAGGAGTCGATCACGCCCGCGCGCGGCGACTACGTCACGATGAGCGCGTACGAGCCGATCGGCGTGGTCGGCGCGATCAACCCCTGGAACTCCCCCGTCGCCAGCGACGCGCAGAAGCTCGCCCCCGCGCTCGCGGGCGGCAACGCGGTGCTCCTCAAGCCCGCCGAGTGGACTCCGCTCGTCTCACTGGCGCTCGGCCGCCTGATCGGCCGGGCCCTGGACGAACTCGGCCTGCCCGCAGCCCTGTTGTCCGTCCTGCCCGGGCGCGGCAGCGTCGTCGGCGACGCGATCGTGCGCGATCCCCGCGTGGGCAAGGTCACCTTCACCGGCGGCACGGCGACCGGGCGGACGATCGCCCACGCGGCCGCCGAGAAGCTGATGCCGCTCTCCCTGGAGCTCGGCGGCAAGTCACCGACGGTCGTCCTCGCCGACGCCGACGTCGAACAGGCCCTGGCCGGGGTGATGTTCGGGGTGTTCTCCTCCAGCGGGCAGTCCTGTGTGGCGGGGTCGCGGCTCTTCGTGGCGCGCGAGCTCTACGCGGAGTTCGTCGGTGAACTGGTCGAGCGCGCGCGGGCGTTGCGGGTGGGCCCCGGCACCGCCCCTGACACCCAGGTGGCGCCGCTGGTGCACCACGACCACCGGGACGCGGTGGCCGCGCGCGTCGACCTGGCGCGCGAGGAGGGCGGGCGGGTCCTGTGCGGCGGCGCGGCGCCCGACGGCGCGGCGTACCGGGACGGGGCGTACTACCTGCCCACGGTCGTCGAAGGACTGCCGAACTCCTCGCGCACCTGCCAGGAGGAGATCTTCGGCCCGGTCCTCGTCGCCCTGCCCTTCGACGACGAGGAGGACCTCGTCGCCCAGGCCAACGACTCCGTCTACGGCCTGGCCTGCGGGATCTGGACCCGCGACCACCGCGCCGCGTGGCGGATCGCGCGCCGGATCGAGGCGGGCACCGTCTGGATCAACACCTACAAGCAGTTCAGCATCTCCACCCCCTTCGGCGGCATGAAGGACAGCGGCCTCGGCCGCGAGAAGGGCCGCGACGGCATCCGCGCCCACCAGCGCCAGAAGTCCCTGTACTGGGGCACCGCCGAGACCCCGCTGCCCTGGGCCAACTGACCACACCCCCGGAGTACTTGATGTCCCATCCCCCGATAGCCCGGCTGCGCGCCCTGCGCTCCGTCGAGCTGCTCACCCCCTCCTTCGCCCAGGCCACCGACTTCTACGAGGACGCCTGGGGCCTCGAGGTGGTCGAGTCCGAGCACAGCGCGAGCTGGCTGCGCGGCACGGGCGACGAGCACCACGCCCTCCAGCTCACCCGCTCGGAGCGGGCGGGCCTCGGCCGCCTCACCTTCTCCGTCGGCACCCCGGCGGAGGTCGACGAGGCCGCCCGGCGGCTCGAAGCGCGCGGCATCACCCCGGTGGCGGGTCCAGGACCGCTCGACCAGGTCGGCGGCGGCTACGGCCTTCGCTTCACCGACCACGAGGGCCGCCTGCTGGAGCTCTCCGCGCAGACCTGGGCCGTCGCCCCGCGCGGCCGCGCCGCCGCGGTGCCCGTCGGCGTCACCCACGCCGTCCTGAACACCACCGACATCGACGCGTCCGTCGCCTTCTACACCGACGTGCTCGGCCTGCGGGTCTCCGACTGGTCCGAGCACCAGATGGCGTTCCTGCGCTGCAACGCCGACCACCACTGCGTCGCGTTCAACCAGGCCGACTGGGTCTCCCTCAACCACGTGGCGTACGAGATGAGTTCGGTCGACCACTTCATGCGGGGCCTGGGCCGCCTGCGCCACCACGGGGTCCTTCCGCAGTGGGGTCCCGGGCGGCACGGGCCCGGCAACAACACCTTCTCCTACTTCACCGACCCGACCGGGCTCGTGTGCGAGTACACCTCCGAGGTGGCCCAGGTCGTCGAGGACCGCTGGATCGCCAAGGTGTGGCGGCGGGTGCCCGAGCTGTCCGACCTGTGGGGCACGGCGGGCCCGCCCTCCCAGGAGATCCGCTGCCACATGGCCGGTTCGCCGGAAGGAGCACGCGCGTGAACGCCACCAGGAAAGTGGGCCTCGTCGGCTGGGGCGCCATCGGCCGCGTCGTCGGCACCGCGCTCGCCGAACACCGCGTTCCCGGCGCCGAGTTGGTGTGCGTCGTCGACAACCGCCCGCTCGGCGAGGGAGCGCCCGCGCCGCAGCTCTCCTTCGACGAGGCGCTGGAACGCTGCGATCTGATCGTGGAGGCGGCGGGCCAGGGCGTCGTGCGGGAGTGGGGCGAGCGCGTGCTCGCCTCCGGGACCGACCTGCTGATCGCCTCGACGGGCGCGCTCACCGACGAGGAGCTTGCCGAGCGCCTGCTCGCGGCGGGGCCTGGCCGGGTCTACTTCACCGGCGGCGCGGTCGGCGGGCTCGACCTCCTCCAGGCCGTACGCGCCCTGGGCCCGCTCGACGAGGTGCGGCTGACCACCACGAAGCTGCCCGCCACGCTCGAACAGCCGTGGATGGACGATGAGTTGCTGTCCCGGCTACGGACGGCGACAGGCCCTGTCGAGGTCCTCGCGGGGACCGCGCGCGACATTCCGGTGAGGTTCCCCAAGTCGACGAACGTCGCGGCCTCGGTCGCCCTCGCCGTCGGCGACCTGGACACTGTGCGGGTCCAGGTCGTCGCCGATCCGGGCGCGCACCACACGCGACACGTCGTCGAGGCGTCCGGCCCGCACGGCGCGTACCGCTTCGAAGTGGCCCATCTGCCGGACCCGGGCAACCCCGCGACCAGCCAGGTCGTGCCGTACGCGGTGCTGCGCTCGCTCGCGGCCCTTGCCGGGCGGACGGGGCAGATCCTGTGAACGTCCACCTGGAGAAGGCGGGTTCGAAGGGCCCGCTGCTGCTGTGCCTGCACGGCATCGGCTCCTCGTCGGCCGCGTTCGCACCCCAGCTGGCCGAGCTCTCCGCGTACGTGAGGGTCATCGCCTGGGACGCGCCGGGATACGCCAAGTCGCCCGACCCGGCACACCCGTTGGACCTGGACGGCTTCGCGGACGCGGCCGCCGAGGTGATCCGCGCCCACGGCACGTCGGCGCACGTCCTCGGCGTCTCCTGGGGCGGCGTGATCGCGCTGCGGCTCGCCGCGCGCCACCCGGAGCTCGTCGACTCGCTGATCGTCGCGGACTCCAGCGCGGGGTCGGGGACCGATCCGGCGAAGGCGGAGGGCATGCGGCGGCGGGCCGCCGAGCTCGCCGAGCTCGGACCGCGGGAGTTCGCCGAGCGGCGCGGCCCCCGGCTCCTCTCGCCGGACGCGCCGCCCGAGCTCGTGCGGCGGGTCGTCGACACCATGGCCGCGTCGGTGCGGCTGCCCGGCTACGCGTACGCCGCCGAGGCGATGGCCGCCGCCGATCTGCGCGCGGAGCTCCCCGCCGTCTCCGCGCCCTCCCTCGTCCTCTGCGGCGACCAGGACCGGGTCACCGGCGTCGGGGCCTCGCAGGTCCTCGCCGGAGCCCTGCACAAGACCGCCTACGTGATCGTCAAGGACGCCGGTCACCTGGCCAACCAGGAACAGCCCGAGCGCTTCGACGCCTGGGTCCTCTCCCACCTCCGCATCACCGACCGCCTTCCCGAGACCGCCCACCTTCCCGAGCAGGAGTTCACGTCATGCCTCTGACCACCACCGCGTACGACAACGGCGGCGACCTCGCCCAGTACACCGACTCCCTGATCGCCTCCAAGGAGTCCCGCGTCGCGGACTTCGACACGCTCTCCTTCCAGGAGAAGGCGGGCCCGCAGTACCGCCGCGGCCAGATCCGCTACGTCGGCTCCGGCGCCACCGGCGACCACGAGGGCGACAGCCGCATCCTGCCGTCCGGCGGCTTCACCTTCTCCAACATGCTGCTCCCGCCCGGCGCCGAGGGGCCCGCGCACACCCACCACGACGTGGAGGAGGCCTTCTTCGTCCTGGAGGGCGAGGTCCGCGTCGGGGTGCACCGAGGTGCCGACGAGGTGGAGTACCGCACGCTCGGCTACCGCGACATGATCGTCGTCCCGGCCGGGGTGACCCGTTCCCTGAAGAACGAGGGCGACACGGACGCGCTGTTCTGCGTCGTCATCGGCACCCGGAAGCCGCAGGTCCCCTCCTACCCCGAGTACTCGCCGATGCACGGCGTCACCCGTGACTGAGCCGCGCACGGTGGTCGTCACCGGGGCGGGCCGCGGCCTGGGGTTCGCCATGGCCCGCCGGGCGGCCGACGACGGCTTCCGGGTCGTGGTCGCCGAGGTCGACCCCGAGCGCGGCGAGCGGGCCGCCCAGGAGCTGCGCGCGGACGGTGGCGACGCCCACTTCGTACGCTGCGACGTGGCCGATCCCCTCTCGGTCGGGGAACTGGCGTCCTTCGTAGGGGAGATGGGGCCGCTCTACGGCCTGGTGAACAACGCGGCGCTCGCCAACGGCGTCGGCGGCAAGGAGTTCCAGGACATCGACGTCGCGGCGTGGGACCGGCTGATGGCCGTCAACGCGCGCGGGCCCTGGCTGGTGGCGAAGGCGCTGCACCCGCTGTTCGGTGCCGCGGGACGCATCGTCAACATCGCCTCCGACGCGGCCCTGTACGGCTCTCCGCGGCTCGCCCACTACATCGCGTCCAAGGGCGCCGTCATCGCCCTGACCCGGGCGATGGCCCGGGAACTCGGCGCGCGC contains:
- a CDS encoding cupin domain-containing protein yields the protein MPLTTTAYDNGGDLAQYTDSLIASKESRVADFDTLSFQEKAGPQYRRGQIRYVGSGATGDHEGDSRILPSGGFTFSNMLLPPGAEGPAHTHHDVEEAFFVLEGEVRVGVHRGADEVEYRTLGYRDMIVVPAGVTRSLKNEGDTDALFCVVIGTRKPQVPSYPEYSPMHGVTRD
- a CDS encoding SDR family oxidoreductase; the encoded protein is MTEPRTVVVTGAGRGLGFAMARRAADDGFRVVVAEVDPERGERAAQELRADGGDAHFVRCDVADPLSVGELASFVGEMGPLYGLVNNAALANGVGGKEFQDIDVAAWDRLMAVNARGPWLVAKALHPLFGAAGRIVNIASDAALYGSPRLAHYIASKGAVIALTRAMARELGARGITVNALAPGLTECEATASVPAERHDLYRAGRAVPRPQRPDDLVGLAAFLLSEESRYLTGQVIAVNGGFTMN